In one Lolium rigidum isolate FL_2022 chromosome 3, APGP_CSIRO_Lrig_0.1, whole genome shotgun sequence genomic region, the following are encoded:
- the LOC124697970 gene encoding protein IN2-1 homolog B-like has protein sequence MATAAIPFISAKEDLPSPLTSASELLPLFDGTTRLYLAYHCPYAQRPWITRNCKGLQDKIKVVAIDLADSPAWYKEKVYPANKVPALEHNNQVKGESLDLVKYIDSNFDGPALLPDDSAKKQFAEELLTFSDAFNSAFFSCLRSKGHVSDEAAAAVDKIEAALGKFSDGPFFLGQFSLVDVAYLPFIERFQIFYHGIKNDDIAKGRPNLYKFIEEVNKIDAYTQTKLEPQFLLAQMKEKFGIA, from the exons ATGGCAACCGCTGCTATACCGTTCAT CTCCGCCAAGGAAGATCTCCCCTCTCCACTGACATCCGCCTCCGAGCTCCTTCCGCTCTTCGACGGTACCACCAG gttgtaTCTTGCATATCACTGCCCGTACGCGCAGCGCCCTTGGATCACCAGGAACTGCAAG GGTTtacaggacaagatcaaggtagtGGCGATCGATCTGGCAGACAGTCCAGCTTGGTACAAGGAGAAGGTTTACCCAGCCAACAAG GTGCCTGCCCTGGAGCATAACAACCAGGTGAAAGGAGAGAGCCTAGATTTGGTCAAGTACATTGACAGCAATTTCGATGGCCCAGCATTGCTTCCTGAT GATTCAGCAAAGAAGCAGTTCGCTGAGGAACTGCTTACATTTTCCGATGCCTTTAATAGTGCATTTTTCTCATGCTTACGCTCCAAGGGACACGTGTCAGATGAAGCTG CTGCTGCTGTGGATAAAATAGAAGCTGCCTTGGGAAAGTTCAGCGACGGTCCATTCTTCCTTGGCCAGTTCAGTTTG GTGGACGTTGCATATCTTCCATTCATCGAAAGGTTTCAAATATTCTATCATGGTATCAAGAATGATGATATCGCCAAGGGCAGACCCAACCTTTACAAATTCATTGAG GAAGTGAACAAGATCGACGCATATACACAAACCAAACTGGAGCCACAGTTTTTGCTTGCTCAAATGAAGG